One region of Haladaptatus cibarius D43 genomic DNA includes:
- a CDS encoding ABC transporter ATP-binding protein, whose translation MTTRDSALGEQGHPSNAEQETRGTSGPPAIETDGLELTYSDGTQAVKNVSLTVPKGELFGFLGPNGAGKTTAIKVLATLLRPTAGDVRVNGFDVQTEARGVRESIGYMAQETSVDLELTARENIQFACEAYGVPRNERSRRIDELLDLADLADVADKRAEDFSGGMKKRLDTATALVHRPPLVFLDEPTTGLDPKARLRLWDYFRRINDEGTTIFLTTQYLEEADQLCDRIGVILDGEIVAMGSPEALKRRVGGEILDLELDDDGTRERAIEVARESGLFGSDATIDRTDDGISVTAQSARTNGTDLLVALRDAGLTVTGFNVRAPTLDDVFLAITGEHVEEAQSMADSVPGGDK comes from the coding sequence AGCGGCCCGCCAGCAATCGAAACAGACGGATTAGAACTGACCTATTCCGATGGCACGCAAGCTGTAAAGAACGTTTCACTGACGGTACCGAAAGGCGAGCTTTTTGGCTTTCTCGGGCCGAATGGGGCCGGAAAAACGACCGCAATCAAAGTGCTGGCGACCCTGCTCCGACCGACTGCTGGTGACGTGCGAGTGAACGGATTCGACGTACAGACTGAGGCACGGGGAGTGCGGGAATCAATCGGCTACATGGCCCAAGAGACGAGCGTTGATCTCGAACTGACGGCCCGAGAAAACATCCAATTCGCGTGTGAAGCATACGGTGTCCCTCGAAACGAGCGGTCGCGCCGAATCGACGAACTGCTCGACCTCGCGGATTTGGCGGACGTTGCCGACAAACGAGCCGAGGACTTTTCGGGCGGGATGAAAAAACGCCTCGACACGGCAACCGCCCTCGTGCATCGGCCACCGCTCGTCTTCTTAGACGAACCGACGACCGGCCTCGACCCGAAAGCGCGGTTGCGACTGTGGGACTATTTCAGGCGAATAAACGACGAGGGAACCACGATATTTCTCACGACGCAGTATTTGGAGGAAGCGGATCAACTCTGTGACCGAATCGGCGTCATTCTCGACGGCGAAATCGTCGCCATGGGGTCGCCCGAAGCACTGAAACGGCGCGTCGGCGGCGAAATTCTCGACCTCGAATTGGACGACGACGGCACCCGCGAACGTGCCATCGAAGTCGCCCGCGAATCGGGACTTTTCGGCTCGGACGCGACCATCGACCGCACCGATGACGGAATCAGCGTGACGGCGCAGTCGGCACGGACGAACGGCACCGACCTCCTCGTCGCGCTCCGCGATGCCGGACTGACTGTCACCGGGTTCAACGTCCGCGCACCGACGCTGGACGACGTGTTCCTTGCGATTACGGGCGAACATGTCGAGGAAGCACAGTCGATGGCTGATTCGGTACCGGGAGGCGACAAATGA
- a CDS encoding ABC transporter permease, translating into MSSSTEESPSTNETVRRSSNSFFGDVWVNFKRWNLKAVRNPFVLVVSLVQPIIFLILFTQVFGQVATGAVNRGGSSISYETYLVPAICIQVALAAAATSGVGLVNDIENGMFEKVLVTPMNRTAVFVGKTAAEVLRIAVQIAIIIGLGVLLGADVATGFVGAVGIVVVGVLFSLWFTSLSNTLAVLTKDQESTIIGANLLQFPLLFVSTAFLPLNVLPDWIQTVAKYNPITYGVDAARAIMLDADVMEVVQVTQFDGLWNAVIPGIFVLVALDLVFGSIAVYMLRRASSSNVK; encoded by the coding sequence ATGAGTTCTTCAACGGAAGAATCACCGTCTACGAACGAAACCGTCCGTCGGTCGAGCAACTCGTTTTTCGGCGACGTGTGGGTGAACTTCAAGCGCTGGAACCTCAAGGCGGTCAGAAATCCCTTTGTCCTCGTCGTCTCGCTCGTCCAACCGATTATCTTCCTTATTCTGTTCACGCAGGTGTTTGGGCAGGTCGCAACCGGCGCGGTCAACCGCGGCGGGTCAAGCATCTCTTACGAAACGTATCTCGTTCCTGCAATTTGCATTCAGGTGGCCCTCGCGGCGGCGGCAACCTCCGGCGTCGGATTGGTCAACGACATCGAGAACGGCATGTTCGAGAAGGTGCTGGTAACGCCGATGAATCGAACCGCCGTCTTCGTCGGGAAGACGGCTGCAGAGGTACTCCGCATTGCAGTGCAAATCGCCATTATCATCGGCCTCGGTGTCCTTCTCGGTGCCGATGTCGCAACCGGGTTCGTCGGCGCGGTCGGAATCGTCGTCGTCGGCGTTCTGTTCTCGCTCTGGTTTACCTCACTATCGAACACGCTCGCCGTGTTGACGAAAGACCAAGAATCGACCATCATCGGCGCGAATCTACTCCAGTTTCCCCTGCTGTTCGTTTCGACTGCGTTCTTGCCGCTGAACGTACTTCCCGACTGGATTCAGACGGTTGCGAAATACAACCCAATCACCTACGGCGTGGACGCCGCGAGAGCGATTATGCTCGATGCGGACGTGATGGAAGTCGTTCAGGTTACTCAGTTCGACGGTTTGTGGAATGCGGTTATTCCGGGGATTTTCGTCCTCGTCGCGCTAGATTTGGTGTTCGGTTCGATTGCGGTCTACATGCTTCGGCGGGCGTCGAGTTCGAACGTGAAGTAG
- the fer gene encoding ferredoxin Fer: MPTVEYLNYEVLDDQGWDLDDDDLFNTAADAGLDAEDYGTLDVNEGEYILEAAEAQGYDWPFSCRAGACANCAAIVKQGEIDMDMQQILSDEEVDDKNVRLTCIGSAATDEVKIVYNAKHLDYLQNRVI; this comes from the coding sequence ATGCCCACCGTAGAATACCTTAACTACGAAGTGCTGGACGACCAAGGCTGGGACTTGGACGACGATGACCTGTTCAACACCGCCGCAGACGCTGGCCTCGACGCCGAGGATTACGGCACGCTCGATGTCAACGAGGGAGAATACATCCTCGAAGCCGCAGAGGCGCAGGGCTACGACTGGCCCTTCTCGTGCCGCGCAGGTGCCTGTGCGAACTGTGCCGCCATCGTCAAGCAAGGCGAAATCGACATGGACATGCAACAGATCCTCAGCGACGAGGAAGTTGACGACAAAAACGTTCGCCTGACCTGCATCGGCAGTGCGGCGACGGACGAGGTCAAAATCGTCTACAACGCAAAGCACCTCGACTACCTGCAGAACCGCGTTATATAA
- a CDS encoding inorganic phosphate transporter has product MVELLLVVGLAVAVFVGFNIGGSSTGVAFGPAVGSQTVTKLGAAGLMSGFALLGGWTVGRNVIETMGGEIVSMQFTLGMSVGVLFFVGMALLISNLFGVPASTSMTAVGAIAGLGVATGTLNEEVMFEIVSWWLIAPVLAFWLCAVIGRYLYPYLDVWFRLEQSEGPLFEFNRVASIPYPTVSANATRKELFVTVLVVGIGCYMAFSAGASNVANAVAPLVGSGAIGESEGVLLAAGAIGLGAFTIARRTLDTVGNDLTDLPLLAALIVEVVSASLITFLSLIGIPASLAVSATMCIVGLGWGRATRTVRISDAAAVAVRGRGEDEEKGPGMSVNALTAEQKEVTKIGEEDPDTLDASDLFDPSTTARVVGLWILTPSISAIASYLLFTFVPLSA; this is encoded by the coding sequence ATGGTCGAACTCTTGCTTGTCGTCGGTCTCGCCGTCGCGGTATTTGTCGGATTTAACATCGGTGGCTCCTCGACTGGCGTTGCGTTCGGCCCCGCGGTCGGGAGCCAAACCGTCACGAAACTCGGCGCTGCCGGGTTGATGTCCGGGTTCGCCCTCCTCGGCGGATGGACGGTCGGGCGAAACGTCATCGAAACGATGGGTGGGGAAATCGTCAGTATGCAGTTTACCCTCGGGATGAGCGTGGGCGTCCTCTTTTTCGTCGGGATGGCCCTCCTCATTTCCAACCTGTTCGGCGTGCCCGCGTCCACCTCGATGACCGCAGTCGGCGCGATTGCCGGATTGGGGGTCGCAACCGGAACGTTAAACGAAGAGGTGATGTTCGAAATCGTTTCGTGGTGGCTCATCGCTCCCGTCCTCGCGTTCTGGCTCTGTGCCGTCATCGGGCGATACCTCTACCCGTATCTGGACGTGTGGTTCAGACTCGAACAATCCGAAGGGCCGCTGTTCGAATTCAACCGCGTTGCGTCGATTCCGTATCCGACCGTCTCGGCAAACGCGACGAGAAAGGAACTGTTCGTGACTGTTCTCGTGGTCGGAATCGGCTGTTACATGGCGTTCTCTGCTGGCGCATCCAACGTCGCCAACGCCGTCGCGCCGCTCGTCGGGAGCGGCGCGATTGGGGAGAGCGAAGGTGTTCTACTCGCCGCGGGCGCAATCGGTCTGGGTGCGTTCACTATTGCACGCCGAACCCTCGATACGGTCGGGAACGACTTGACCGACCTTCCTCTCCTCGCGGCGCTCATCGTGGAAGTCGTCAGCGCGAGCCTCATCACGTTCCTCTCGCTCATCGGGATTCCAGCCAGTCTCGCGGTGAGCGCGACCATGTGCATCGTCGGACTCGGGTGGGGTCGGGCGACTCGAACCGTCCGAATTTCCGACGCCGCCGCCGTCGCTGTCCGCGGACGCGGAGAAGATGAAGAGAAAGGCCCCGGTATGTCGGTCAACGCGCTGACCGCCGAGCAGAAAGAGGTGACCAAAATCGGGGAAGAAGACCCAGATACTCTCGACGCCAGCGACCTGTTTGACCCGTCTACGACTGCTCGCGTCGTTGGACTGTGGATTCTCACCCCGTCGATTTCCGCAATCGCGTCCTACCTCCTGTTTACGTTCGTTCCGCTCTCCGCGTGA
- the hisA gene encoding 1-(5-phosphoribosyl)-5-[(5-phosphoribosylamino)methylideneamino]imidazole-4-carboxamide isomerase produces MFPTFAVVPAVDMQNGEVVQLVQGEKGTETTYGDPVEAAEQWIAQGAETLHLVDLDGAFDGERKNADAVDAILNAADVNVQLGGGIRTAEDAFSLLSRGVDRVILGTAAIENPDIVAEISEEYPGSVMVSLDAKDGEVLVSGWTESTGLDPAEAARKYEELGAGAILFTDVDVEGQMDGVQTDPVRRVAEAVEIPVVASGGVTTVEDVVTLRETGAAAVVVGSALYQGAFTLADARDALD; encoded by the coding sequence ATGTTTCCGACATTCGCGGTCGTTCCCGCGGTCGATATGCAAAACGGCGAAGTCGTCCAACTCGTGCAGGGCGAGAAAGGCACGGAGACGACCTACGGCGACCCGGTGGAAGCCGCAGAACAGTGGATAGCACAAGGTGCCGAAACGCTCCACCTCGTCGATTTGGACGGCGCGTTCGACGGCGAGCGAAAAAACGCCGACGCTGTCGATGCAATCCTGAACGCCGCCGATGTTAACGTCCAACTCGGCGGCGGTATCCGAACTGCGGAGGATGCATTCTCCCTCCTTTCTCGCGGCGTTGACCGCGTTATTCTCGGCACCGCCGCAATCGAAAACCCGGACATCGTCGCCGAAATCAGCGAGGAGTATCCGGGGTCGGTGATGGTGAGTCTCGACGCCAAAGACGGCGAAGTTCTCGTCTCCGGATGGACAGAATCCACCGGCCTCGACCCGGCTGAGGCCGCACGAAAATACGAGGAACTCGGCGCTGGTGCGATTCTGTTCACCGACGTAGACGTAGAAGGGCAAATGGACGGCGTTCAAACCGACCCCGTCCGGCGAGTCGCCGAAGCAGTCGAAATCCCCGTCGTGGCGAGCGGCGGCGTCACCACGGTCGAAGACGTAGTGACGCTCCGCGAGACGGGTGCCGCCGCAGTCGTCGTCGGAAGTGCGCTCTATCAGGGGGCGTTCACGCTGGCGGACGCGAGGGATGCGCTGGACTAA
- the hisB gene encoding imidazoleglycerol-phosphate dehydratase HisB — protein MSDRTAAVSRETAETTIEVTLDVDGDGDATVETGIGFFDHMLNSFARHGLFDLTVRADGDLHIDDHHTVEDVAITLGEAFDDALDDRRAINRFADRKVPLDEAVADIVVDVSGRPLFRFDGEFSQEQVGDLTSHMAKHFLRSFAMNAGLTLHAGVVGENAHHEIEALFKATARAMDDATRIDERRSDVASTKESL, from the coding sequence ATGAGCGACCGAACTGCCGCCGTGTCCCGTGAAACGGCGGAAACGACCATCGAAGTGACACTCGACGTGGATGGCGACGGTGACGCCACCGTCGAGACGGGAATCGGCTTTTTCGACCACATGCTCAACAGTTTCGCCCGTCACGGCCTGTTCGACCTAACTGTGCGCGCGGACGGCGACCTGCACATCGACGACCACCACACTGTTGAGGACGTGGCCATCACCCTCGGCGAAGCATTTGACGACGCACTCGATGACCGCCGGGCAATCAACCGATTTGCCGACCGAAAAGTCCCGCTGGACGAGGCCGTCGCGGACATCGTGGTTGACGTGAGCGGCAGGCCGCTATTCCGGTTCGACGGCGAATTTTCGCAGGAGCAGGTTGGCGACTTGACTAGCCATATGGCCAAACATTTCCTTCGCTCGTTTGCGATGAACGCCGGATTGACGCTTCACGCTGGTGTTGTGGGCGAGAACGCGCATCACGAAATCGAGGCGTTGTTTAAGGCAACTGCGCGGGCGATGGACGATGCGACGCGGATTGACGAGCGACGGAGTGATGTGGCGAGTACGAAAGAGAGTTTGTAA
- a CDS encoding type 2 lanthipeptide synthetase LanM family protein, which yields MKERFTAEEHHEIAGRARTIHERLDGPSNDPGANPPIEPDEILENWRKQFPEEKAFQARLEQSGLTETRVRNQIAATQWPRDEPLPDWIDELERLVKYIETNRPTDLGAVPDDAAFPELLAVVAEYARGQLSQEVVLDDALSPMVEGLVSQLFLLCIRPLYVEFKSFVEHHDSELAYADPDDFEEPPTEYYDRFIDAMFEHGFKNFCLEYPVLARQLVYVTTHWVEAVEEVCQRIDVDQEVLQERFGVTGNVTKLEPLSDDAHAKGRLPVRVSFESDDVIYKPREVGGGFTLYTILRRLDEHLSTPSLKIPTYLLRDDYGWMQPVEYQNLPNEGAASRYYERAGAIACAAYALNLPDCQFENLIVDGEYPMIIDGETLFHPYINVNAQPHLPEISAVASQSVLLTLLFPWSVGDPRRAHEEDIGVSHAGFGSSSETRYGERMRPWVKAVNTDVMSVVEKQPEVDLSTNTPSFDGNDEPPRKHMESLVRGFSEAHETIRSLHADGRFFSDIAPPELIEGIENRLVYRATARYGEILRSTAARNPLQDGARLSVEFEQLAVQFFDENNDAERYWQLYEAERRALRRRDIPRFASRLNERTLYHDEDSLDVSADASGYELCRERVETMDDKDLARQTWLMQYSFNPGTTDVGTPPSAEVSEERFESVAKALFDDVLDAGFETAKGDRWVSISPTNTGLDIYPTDPSLYHGRGGIALTAAALYNVTGEDRYRERVSTVLEPVVENIERDRFVANLGGMLGIGSVIYTLSIVAELLDDHTYSTTAAKAVELVTDEHIEKDQTFDILEGTAGTVLGLLAYYDRYGGEDALNRAISCGDRLLEGRTNVGGHRVWKTAEDKPPLTGFSHGASGIAYALAKLSARTGESRFAEAAREALDFEAELYDSSQTNWAKSHDDHDYVDKWCHGRSGIALARIGISEEIGDEKLLADANEALAQTASVEPSNMDHLCCGNLGRAEVLLVGSRRGSANRADAIELASRSLTRREHNGALSMTGHSDSFHNPMFFHGLSGVAYTLLRLQNPDLLPSVLLLE from the coding sequence ATGAAAGAGAGATTCACTGCGGAGGAACACCACGAGATTGCCGGACGCGCCCGAACCATACATGAACGTCTTGACGGGCCATCGAATGACCCCGGAGCGAACCCACCAATCGAACCCGATGAGATACTCGAAAACTGGCGTAAACAGTTCCCGGAAGAGAAGGCATTTCAGGCACGACTCGAACAGAGTGGATTAACGGAGACACGAGTTCGAAACCAGATTGCGGCAACACAGTGGCCTCGTGATGAACCGCTTCCAGACTGGATAGACGAACTTGAGCGGTTGGTGAAATACATCGAGACGAATCGACCGACTGACCTCGGGGCAGTTCCGGATGACGCCGCATTTCCGGAGCTACTGGCAGTCGTCGCAGAGTACGCTCGGGGACAGCTTTCCCAGGAAGTCGTCCTCGACGACGCACTGTCGCCGATGGTTGAAGGACTCGTTTCACAACTGTTCCTCCTCTGCATTCGTCCGTTGTATGTTGAATTTAAAAGTTTCGTTGAACACCACGATTCGGAATTAGCGTACGCCGACCCAGACGACTTCGAGGAACCACCAACCGAATATTACGACCGATTCATCGACGCCATGTTTGAACACGGGTTCAAAAACTTCTGTCTGGAGTATCCGGTTCTTGCACGGCAACTCGTTTACGTGACGACTCACTGGGTCGAAGCAGTCGAGGAAGTCTGTCAGCGTATCGATGTAGACCAAGAGGTACTGCAAGAACGGTTCGGTGTCACAGGTAACGTGACGAAACTCGAACCGCTATCCGACGACGCTCACGCAAAGGGCCGCCTTCCGGTTCGAGTATCGTTCGAGTCTGACGACGTGATATACAAACCGAGGGAGGTTGGCGGCGGTTTTACGCTGTATACGATTCTCCGTCGGCTTGACGAACATCTCTCGACCCCCTCGTTGAAGATACCGACATACCTGCTTCGAGATGATTACGGTTGGATGCAACCCGTCGAATATCAAAATCTTCCCAACGAGGGGGCAGCGAGTCGATACTACGAGCGCGCTGGAGCAATCGCCTGTGCGGCGTATGCACTCAATTTACCCGATTGTCAGTTCGAAAATCTCATCGTTGATGGGGAATACCCGATGATTATCGACGGAGAGACGCTCTTTCACCCGTATATCAATGTGAATGCACAGCCGCATCTCCCCGAAATCTCTGCTGTTGCTTCTCAATCGGTGTTACTGACGCTACTCTTCCCGTGGTCAGTTGGTGATCCGCGAAGGGCACATGAGGAAGATATCGGTGTTTCTCACGCTGGGTTCGGGAGTTCAAGCGAGACGAGATATGGAGAGCGGATGCGTCCGTGGGTCAAAGCGGTCAACACCGACGTAATGTCTGTCGTGGAAAAACAACCCGAAGTTGACCTGAGTACGAACACACCGAGCTTCGATGGCAACGATGAACCGCCGAGAAAACACATGGAATCGCTCGTTCGGGGATTCAGCGAGGCTCACGAGACGATTCGTTCGCTTCATGCCGACGGACGGTTTTTCTCGGACATCGCTCCCCCAGAACTGATCGAAGGAATAGAGAATCGGCTGGTGTACCGTGCAACTGCGCGTTACGGAGAGATTTTGCGCTCGACTGCCGCCAGAAACCCACTCCAAGACGGTGCGCGACTGTCGGTCGAGTTTGAGCAACTCGCGGTACAGTTCTTCGACGAAAACAACGATGCGGAACGATACTGGCAACTGTACGAAGCAGAGCGACGGGCACTTCGAAGACGTGACATTCCGCGGTTCGCATCTCGCCTAAACGAACGGACACTGTATCACGACGAGGACTCGCTGGACGTTTCAGCCGATGCATCGGGGTACGAACTGTGTCGAGAACGAGTCGAAACGATGGACGACAAGGACTTGGCTCGCCAAACATGGCTGATGCAGTATTCGTTCAACCCGGGAACAACAGATGTGGGCACGCCGCCCTCGGCAGAAGTGTCGGAGGAACGCTTCGAATCGGTCGCAAAAGCACTGTTCGATGACGTGCTGGATGCGGGATTCGAAACGGCGAAAGGTGACCGGTGGGTTTCTATTTCCCCGACAAATACAGGACTTGATATATATCCGACAGATCCCTCGCTGTACCACGGTCGAGGTGGAATCGCACTTACCGCGGCGGCACTATACAACGTAACTGGGGAAGACCGATATAGAGAGCGTGTCTCTACGGTTCTCGAACCGGTCGTAGAAAATATCGAACGGGACAGATTCGTCGCTAATCTCGGTGGTATGTTGGGGATTGGAAGCGTGATTTACACACTTTCCATCGTCGCTGAACTACTCGACGACCATACATACAGTACAACCGCCGCGAAAGCAGTCGAACTGGTAACGGACGAACATATAGAAAAAGATCAAACGTTCGATATTCTAGAAGGGACGGCGGGGACAGTACTCGGTCTGCTGGCGTACTACGACCGGTACGGTGGAGAGGATGCCCTCAATCGAGCGATTTCGTGCGGCGACCGGCTACTCGAAGGCCGAACTAACGTAGGAGGCCACCGAGTATGGAAAACGGCGGAAGACAAACCCCCACTCACCGGGTTCTCACACGGAGCCAGCGGAATCGCCTACGCACTTGCAAAACTCTCGGCGAGAACCGGAGAATCGCGGTTCGCCGAGGCCGCGAGAGAAGCACTGGATTTTGAGGCAGAGTTGTACGACTCATCTCAAACCAACTGGGCGAAATCCCACGACGACCACGACTACGTAGATAAATGGTGTCATGGTCGCTCCGGAATCGCACTCGCACGAATTGGAATCAGCGAAGAGATCGGTGACGAGAAACTGCTTGCGGATGCGAACGAAGCGCTTGCGCAAACTGCGAGCGTGGAACCATCGAACATGGATCATCTCTGTTGTGGCAACCTCGGCCGTGCCGAAGTGTTGCTCGTCGGTTCACGCCGTGGGAGTGCAAACCGTGCCGACGCGATTGAACTTGCATCCCGGAGCCTTACTCGACGTGAGCACAATGGAGCACTCTCGATGACTGGCCATTCCGACTCGTTCCACAATCCAATGTTCTTCCACGGTCTGTCGGGGGTTGCCTACACCCTACTCCGGTTGCAAAATCCCGATTTGCTACCGTCCGTTCTCCTGCTTGAGTAA
- a CDS encoding ABC transporter permease — MAQGAYAGLSGDVTMESQWGTLEQLFMSPHGFGKVMFLKAISNVVQSMVVGGLVLAMMLVTTQRVLAVDVVTIVPITLFALLSVVGLGFIFAGLALIYKRIGSISNLMQFGMIALVGAPIIDVSYLRFLPLVQGSAMLQEAMRFGTRLWQFSAVELGILVGTAFLYLIIGYAVFRFCSRIARKRGVMGHY; from the coding sequence ATGGCACAAGGCGCATATGCCGGGCTTTCAGGCGATGTCACTATGGAATCCCAGTGGGGGACACTTGAGCAGTTGTTCATGTCACCGCACGGATTCGGGAAAGTCATGTTCCTGAAAGCGATATCGAACGTCGTACAGAGCATGGTCGTCGGCGGTCTTGTCCTCGCAATGATGCTGGTGACGACTCAGCGCGTTCTGGCCGTCGATGTAGTGACGATTGTACCGATTACCCTGTTCGCGTTGCTATCCGTCGTCGGACTCGGGTTCATTTTCGCCGGATTGGCGCTCATCTACAAGCGCATCGGAAGTATCTCCAATCTCATGCAGTTTGGGATGATAGCTCTCGTCGGGGCCCCGATAATCGATGTTTCATATCTCCGGTTCCTGCCGCTGGTGCAAGGGTCGGCGATGTTGCAGGAGGCGATGCGTTTCGGAACCCGGCTTTGGCAGTTTTCAGCGGTCGAGTTGGGGATTCTCGTCGGAACTGCGTTCCTCTATCTGATAATCGGATATGCCGTCTTCCGATTCTGCTCACGTATCGCGCGAAAGCGTGGCGTAATGGGTCACTACTGA
- a CDS encoding ABC transporter ATP-binding protein, with amino-acid sequence MTAVEGVDLDIEPGTAVGLLGPNGAGKTTTIKSLLGLILPTDGNARVHGIDVHDNPKLSYQQIGAMLEGARNVYWRLTVRENMRFFAALAGHSPKEQQERREELLEQFGLTEKADTTVLELSRGQKQKVLLACTLARDASVIFLDEPTLGLDVESSLELRKELRNLVTDSGTTILLSSHDMDVIEEVCDRVVIMNDGRVIADDTVENLLGVFDAQLYEVEIDDPLDADVRETLRTKFDAKNFEERADHYRFEAQVVGNEFYSLVETLRSAGLSVQSFDSQEPNLEEVFLRITSEERQEASAIEAATVGHGENQ; translated from the coding sequence GTGACGGCTGTAGAAGGAGTGGATTTGGACATCGAACCCGGAACCGCTGTCGGCCTACTTGGACCGAATGGCGCTGGAAAGACGACAACTATCAAATCACTACTTGGACTGATACTGCCGACGGATGGGAATGCGCGTGTTCATGGTATCGACGTCCACGATAATCCGAAACTTTCCTACCAACAGATAGGTGCAATGCTAGAAGGTGCCCGGAACGTCTATTGGCGTCTAACAGTTCGAGAAAATATGCGATTTTTTGCGGCGCTCGCGGGACACTCTCCAAAAGAACAACAGGAACGACGCGAGGAATTGCTCGAACAGTTCGGACTTACCGAGAAGGCCGACACAACTGTTTTAGAACTCTCTCGCGGTCAAAAACAGAAGGTATTGCTGGCCTGTACGCTCGCACGGGATGCCAGCGTGATTTTTCTCGACGAACCAACGTTGGGTTTGGACGTGGAGAGTTCGCTCGAACTTCGCAAAGAACTCCGAAATCTCGTTACGGACAGTGGTACAACGATTTTGCTGTCGAGTCACGACATGGATGTCATCGAAGAGGTGTGTGACCGTGTCGTTATCATGAACGACGGCCGTGTCATTGCAGACGATACGGTCGAAAACTTACTCGGTGTGTTCGACGCTCAGTTGTACGAGGTCGAAATCGACGATCCATTAGATGCTGATGTCCGTGAAACGCTCCGGACAAAATTCGATGCGAAAAACTTCGAAGAGCGAGCAGACCATTATCGCTTCGAAGCACAGGTCGTTGGAAACGAGTTCTACAGTCTCGTCGAAACACTTCGAAGTGCCGGGCTATCGGTTCAGTCTTTCGACTCGCAGGAACCGAACCTCGAAGAAGTATTCTTACGGATTACGAGCGAGGAACGACAGGAAGCGTCGGCCATCGAAGCAGCGACTGTAGGACACGGAGAAAATCAATGA
- a CDS encoding putative glycolipid-binding domain-containing protein → MKRHIVWELVDGVSTEHLTVEFDPVRADGVVVGVAEGEEAKEPFRVRYRVQCDESGMVQQVEIETLSENFGIELEHDAEGNWTKNGEPAPELTGYRDVDIAVTPFTNTIPIRRLDWESGESETISVVYLDVPAMTAKAVEQQYTCLEPVDSDGGLFRYESLESGFTAELPVDSDGVVEDYPSVFRRAEL, encoded by the coding sequence ATGAAACGACATATCGTCTGGGAGTTAGTCGATGGCGTCAGCACCGAACATCTCACTGTGGAGTTCGATCCCGTCCGCGCGGACGGGGTCGTGGTGGGAGTCGCGGAAGGCGAAGAGGCCAAAGAGCCGTTTCGGGTTCGCTATCGCGTGCAGTGTGACGAATCGGGAATGGTTCAGCAGGTCGAAATCGAAACTCTCAGCGAGAATTTCGGAATCGAACTGGAACACGATGCTGAGGGTAATTGGACGAAAAACGGAGAACCTGCGCCGGAACTCACGGGATACCGTGATGTAGATATTGCAGTGACGCCGTTCACGAACACGATTCCGATTCGGCGGCTGGATTGGGAATCCGGCGAGAGTGAGACGATTTCAGTCGTCTATCTCGACGTACCTGCGATGACTGCGAAAGCAGTCGAGCAACAGTACACCTGTTTGGAACCGGTGGACTCCGATGGTGGTCTGTTCCGGTACGAGAGTTTGGAGAGTGGATTTACTGCTGAATTGCCAGTGGATTCGGATGGTGTTGTAGAAGATTATCCGAGTGTGTTTCGGCGAGCGGAGTTGTAA
- a CDS encoding ACT domain-containing protein — protein sequence MFDRIMQKFEGSPSQQQVIRLLLERGFSVSDEGRVVSGGIEIPNTQIAREIGVDRRVVDSTTDAILADEELRRIFQNISSIPSLRDLAPVLDLSVLTIEVIDADEPGIVATVTSLLADNNISIRQTISEDPEFTDDPRLYLVTDEDLPGDVLNELKNLDFVRQIQLS from the coding sequence ATGTTCGACAGAATCATGCAGAAGTTCGAGGGGAGTCCGAGTCAACAGCAGGTCATCCGACTGCTCCTCGAACGCGGCTTTTCGGTGAGCGACGAGGGGCGCGTCGTTTCGGGCGGTATCGAGATTCCGAACACGCAAATCGCCCGCGAAATCGGGGTTGACCGCCGCGTCGTGGATTCGACCACGGACGCGATTCTGGCGGATGAGGAACTTCGTCGAATTTTCCAAAACATCTCCTCGATTCCGAGCCTGAGGGATTTGGCCCCCGTCCTCGATTTGTCGGTGCTGACCATCGAAGTCATCGACGCCGACGAACCGGGAATCGTCGCCACTGTTACGTCTCTGCTGGCCGACAACAACATCTCGATTCGCCAGACGATAAGCGAAGACCCGGAGTTCACGGACGACCCGCGCCTCTACCTCGTCACCGACGAAGACCTGCCGGGTGACGTGTTGAACGAACTGAAGAACCTCGATTTCGTCCGGCAGATTCAGTTGAGCTAA